From the genome of Macrobrachium nipponense isolate FS-2020 chromosome 43, ASM1510439v2, whole genome shotgun sequence, one region includes:
- the LOC135213979 gene encoding microtubule-associated protein RP/EB family member 1-like (The sequence of the model RefSeq protein was modified relative to this genomic sequence to represent the inferred CDS: added 57 bases not found in genome assembly) — translation MAVNVFSTSSTVENLSRHDMLNWVNDCLQSSYTKVEELCTGAAYCQFMDMLFPGSIMLKKVKFNTNLEHEYINNFKCLQYAFKKVNVDKIVPVDKLIKGKFQDNFEFLQWFKKFFDANYDGSEYDALAARFGEPMMGKSGVARKPIGGAPRAMARPTGGALTGARATPSRIASRPATTARSPGMNNAQVEELSSQLMEMRLTVSGLEKERDFYFGKLREIEVLCQDEGESAPLIQKILDILYATEDNSAENAGNFTENFPDHVQDGFAAPEDVEDVPPPPEEEEY, via the exons ATGGCCGTGAATGTTTTTTCTACCAGTTCCACTGTTGAAAACCTGAGCCGTCATGATATGCTCAACTGGGTCAATGACTGCTTGCAGTCTTCCTATACTAAAGTGGAAGAACTCTGTACAGGAGCAGCATACTGTCAGTTCATGGACATGCTCTTCCCAG GTTCCATTATGTTGAAGAAGGTGAAATTCAACACAAATTTAGAACACGAA ATTGTTCCTGTCGACAaactaataaaaggaaaattccaagataattttgagtttttgcag TGGTTTAAAAAATTCTTTGATGCAAATTATGATGGGTCAGAGTATGACGCTTTAGCCGCTCGATTTGGGGAGCCCATGATGGGCAAGAGTGGAGTCGCTAGAAAACCAATCGGAGGGGCTCCCAGAGCCATGGCCCGACCAACAGGAG GAGCTTTGACAGGAGCACGTGCCACTCCTTCTCGCATTGCCTCGCGGCCAGCTACAACCGCTCGTTCTCCTGGTATGAATAATGCTCAAGTTGAGGAACTTTCTAGTCAG TTGATGGAAATGAGATTGACAGTTAGTGGCTTGGAAAAGGAACGCGATTTCTACTTCGGCAAGTTGAGAGAAATTGAAGTCCTATGTCAAGATGAAGGGGAGAGTGCTCCACTTATTCAGAAAATATTGGATATTTTGTACGCTACAGAG GACAATTCTGCGGAGAATGCAGGCAACTTTACAGAGAACTTCCCTGACCATGTGCAG GATGGTTTCGCTGCACCAGAGGACGTGGAAGACGTGCCGCCACCACCCGAGGAGGAAGAGTATTAA
- the LOC135213759 gene encoding proteasome subunit beta type-2-like, translating to MSLECLIGLKFNDFVLLASDMSHLQSIVVQKSDDDKMYQLSTHLIMGVSGEAGDTTQFAEYIAKNIQLYKMRNGYELSPSSAVHFTRHTIANHLRSREPYFVNSLMGGFDPNTDTSVLYYMDYLGACVPVNHYAFGYGGMFALGIMDQKYRPDMNEKEGEIKRRFIVNLPKMRVRMISKDGIKELPVIVAEGEAP from the exons GACTGAAGTTCAATGACTTCGTGTTATTGGCATCGGACATGAGTCACTTGCAAAGCATTGTCGTACAGAAGTCAG aTGATGATAAAATGTACCAACTTTCAACTCATCTGATAATGGGAGTGTCTGGCGAAGCTGGCGACACGACCCAGTTTGCAGAGTACATTGCCAAAAACATTCAGCTGTACAAGATGCGTAATGGCTATGAACTCAGTCCTTCATCTGCCGTTCATTTTACGAGACACACTATCGCCAATCATCTGCGTTCAAGG GAACCTTACTTCGTCAACTCCTTGATGGGCGGCTTCGACCCTAACACAGATACCTCAGTATTGTACTACATGGACTATTTGGGTGCTTGTGTACCTGTAAATCATTATGCATTTGGCTATGGAGGCATGTTTGCACTGGGTATTATGGATCAAAAATATAGACCAG acatgaatgaaaaagaagGC GAAATCAAGCGGAGATTCATCGTGAACCTACCCAAGATGAGAGTGAGGATGATTTCGAAGGATGGCATCAAGGAGTTGCCTGTCATTGTTGCAGAGGGAGAAGCACCATAg